One genomic region from Bacillus sp. SLBN-46 encodes:
- a CDS encoding sigma-70 family RNA polymerase sigma factor, whose translation MEIESHRLVKKAIKGNKSAFEKLIQQHYERIYRTAYLYVHNEEDALDVVQEATYQAFTSIHSLKNPEYFMTWLTRIVIRCSGHVLKRKSNVVPLSDEILSNLPGQADSNIEESLQLINAIQQLRENYRTAIILFYYYDYSIKVISSVMEIPESTVKTYLSRGKAELKKSYKNEEDKCHG comes from the coding sequence ATGGAAATAGAAAGCCACCGGCTAGTTAAGAAAGCAATCAAAGGTAATAAAAGCGCCTTTGAAAAGTTAATTCAACAACATTATGAAAGAATCTACCGTACTGCCTATCTTTATGTACATAACGAAGAAGATGCGTTGGATGTTGTCCAAGAAGCAACCTATCAGGCCTTTACATCTATCCATTCGTTAAAAAATCCGGAGTATTTTATGACCTGGCTCACAAGGATTGTCATACGATGTTCGGGACATGTCCTAAAGAGAAAAAGCAATGTTGTTCCGTTGAGTGATGAGATATTGTCGAACCTGCCGGGTCAGGCAGATTCAAACATTGAAGAATCTTTACAGCTGATAAATGCAATTCAGCAGCTGAGAGAGAATTATCGTACTGCGATTATCTTATTTTACTATTATGATTACTCTATTAAAGTGATTAGCAGTGTCATGGAAATTCCAGAGAGCACCGTAAAAACATATTTAAGTAGAGGGAAAGCAGAGTTAAAAAAGTCCTATAAAAATGAGGAGGACAAATGCCATGGATAA
- a CDS encoding amino acid ABC transporter ATP-binding protein: MIKIENLHKSYGSLHVLKDINMSVYESEVVCLVGASGSGKSTLLRCLNFLEKRGGGKISIRGEKISPETHNINNVRQTVGMVFQHFNLFPHKTVLENVIEAPIMVKKIPKDQAIAEANELLQKVGLVDKANVYPSKLSGGQKQRVAIARSLAMKPDIMLFDEPTSALDPQLVGEVLATMKELADEGMTMVVVTHEMGFAREVADWIVLMDDGRIIERNRPNEFFDHPKEQRTKEFLQATMFK, from the coding sequence ATGATAAAAATAGAAAACTTACATAAATCTTATGGCAGTTTACATGTATTAAAAGATATAAACATGTCCGTGTATGAAAGTGAAGTTGTCTGCTTGGTCGGAGCATCTGGCTCTGGTAAAAGTACTCTACTAAGATGCCTTAACTTTTTAGAAAAAAGGGGAGGTGGGAAAATTTCAATCCGCGGGGAAAAGATTAGCCCGGAAACCCACAATATTAACAATGTCCGTCAAACGGTGGGGATGGTTTTCCAGCACTTTAATCTATTCCCACATAAAACCGTCCTTGAAAATGTCATTGAAGCACCCATCATGGTAAAGAAAATCCCAAAAGACCAGGCCATTGCTGAAGCAAACGAGTTGCTACAAAAGGTGGGTCTTGTGGATAAGGCCAATGTTTATCCTAGCAAGTTGTCAGGCGGTCAAAAGCAGCGTGTGGCAATTGCCAGGTCGCTGGCCATGAAGCCGGATATTATGCTTTTTGATGAACCGACATCTGCCCTTGATCCGCAGCTAGTTGGTGAGGTATTGGCAACCATGAAGGAGTTAGCCGATGAAGGAATGACCATGGTAGTGGTTACCCATGAAATGGGCTTCGCTCGTGAGGTTGCTGATTGGATTGTCCTCATGGACGATGGTAGAATTATCGAAAGAAATCGGCCAAATGAATTCTTTGATCATCCAAAGGAGCAACGTACAAAAGAATTCCTTCAAGCAACCATGTTTAAATAA
- a CDS encoding amino acid ABC transporter permease, which yields MPSFSHFLHTFVSSKNLFIDAALLTLKLTVVSILIGILFGLFFALLKISRIKVLEYISNAYVFLVRGTPLIVQIFILYFGFSGIFLIPDFWAAALALAFHNGAYIAEIFRGTIQSIDKGQMEAARSLGMTRILAMRRIILPQAFKRALPPLGNQFIIGLKDSSLAAFISMNELFNVSTTLGSNNFDEMTYLLIVAVYYLVLVAVLTMLVSLFEKRLAVSDR from the coding sequence TTGCCTAGTTTTTCTCACTTTTTACATACGTTTGTCAGTAGTAAAAACCTTTTCATAGATGCGGCGCTGTTGACGTTAAAGCTTACGGTTGTCTCCATTTTAATTGGGATTTTATTCGGATTATTTTTTGCTCTTTTAAAAATATCAAGGATTAAAGTATTGGAGTATATTTCAAATGCCTATGTATTTCTTGTAAGGGGAACTCCACTCATTGTCCAGATTTTCATTCTGTATTTTGGCTTCAGCGGAATTTTCCTCATTCCTGACTTTTGGGCAGCGGCTCTTGCACTCGCCTTCCATAACGGTGCCTATATTGCAGAAATTTTTCGGGGGACGATTCAGTCCATTGATAAAGGGCAAATGGAAGCGGCCCGCTCTCTCGGCATGACCAGAATACTAGCCATGCGCCGGATCATTCTTCCACAGGCTTTCAAGAGGGCACTGCCTCCCCTTGGAAACCAATTTATTATTGGACTTAAGGATTCATCTCTGGCAGCCTTTATTTCCATGAATGAACTGTTCAATGTTTCGACGACACTGGGTTCCAATAATTTCGATGAAATGACCTACTTGTTAATAGTAGCCGTTTATTATCTAGTACTTGTTGCAGTATTAACTATGCTGGTGAGCCTGTTCGAAAAGAGATTAGCAGTTAGTGATCGATAG
- a CDS encoding transporter substrate-binding domain-containing protein, translating to MGILTGCIQKDQLADGTKLIDKQKFIFAASGEFKPFSYVRNEDLSMTGFDIEVGNAVGKELGLEPVQKRMKFKGLIEGIKTGRADAAVASHTINPQRAKQVDFSTPYYYSGPQIFTRPDSKIKTVDDLKGKEVAVAKGSTYADTAKKYTSNIKMYDSDITALKALSIGRHDAVITDFVTGKSAKKEGFKIQGQQLIERSEQAIVVPKDNPILLKRINDALQRLRNNGTLSRISQKYFGEDITKKPE from the coding sequence ATGGGGATACTGACTGGCTGTATCCAAAAGGACCAGCTGGCAGATGGAACAAAGCTGATAGATAAGCAGAAATTTATTTTTGCAGCTTCAGGAGAATTTAAGCCCTTTAGCTATGTTAGGAATGAAGATTTATCGATGACTGGTTTCGATATTGAGGTAGGAAACGCAGTAGGAAAAGAGCTGGGCCTTGAACCAGTCCAGAAGAGGATGAAATTCAAAGGACTCATTGAGGGCATTAAAACGGGACGGGCAGATGCAGCCGTCGCCAGCCACACCATTAACCCCCAACGCGCCAAACAAGTTGATTTTTCCACACCCTACTATTACTCAGGTCCACAGATCTTCACAAGACCTGACAGCAAGATTAAAACAGTAGATGACTTAAAAGGAAAAGAAGTTGCCGTAGCAAAGGGCTCCACCTATGCGGATACAGCCAAAAAGTATACCAGCAATATTAAAATGTATGACAGTGATATTACGGCATTAAAAGCGCTAAGTATTGGCCGGCATGACGCCGTTATTACCGATTTTGTCACTGGTAAAAGTGCCAAAAAGGAAGGATTCAAAATTCAGGGGCAGCAGTTAATTGAGCGAAGCGAGCAGGCTATTGTTGTTCCGAAGGATAATCCAATCCTGCTCAAGCGGATTAATGACGCACTTCAAAGACTTCGTAACAATGGAACACTATCCCGAATCAGTCAAAAGTATTTTGGTGAGGATATTACGAAAAAACCAGAATAA
- a CDS encoding DUF1540 domain-containing protein encodes MKLDVKCNVKNCKYWADGDQCVADSIYVIGSHGSRKADTVEETACKTFELRE; translated from the coding sequence ATGAAATTGGATGTGAAATGTAATGTTAAAAACTGCAAGTATTGGGCTGATGGCGACCAATGTGTGGCTGACTCCATTTATGTGATAGGTTCACACGGCAGCAGAAAGGCTGATACTGTGGAAGAAACAGCTTGCAAAACTTTCGAGCTTCGTGAATGA
- a CDS encoding ABC transporter permease, protein MRAYWQLTLAQLRIFARNKQVLFFTLLFPIILMLALGSFAGKEDNLSLTVGVIDLEQTSSSEDLKKLFDKYEGLNTISYGKVQNGKQALRNGEIQLLIEIPKGYEANLKDKEHPFSLPVYYNEKNLTTSELGLTVVNGIIDQYSKALVGYKPLVTVEKIGIEARNIRYVDFLVPGIVAMMIMSNNMNGVAGQIAAWRERGILRRMQGTRLKASTFIAAQITARLLLNGTQALLVVLIANLVFGINVVGSWLSLIFFIVLGTLAFMSLGFIIAGIAKNPESAGPIAGFVTFPMLFLGGVFFPISNMPDIIQPIVKVLPIAHLSSALRETMNLGTPFLQLGTETLVLGCWLLGGFVLASLVFKWE, encoded by the coding sequence ATGAGAGCTTACTGGCAGTTAACTCTTGCACAATTAAGAATCTTTGCTCGCAATAAACAGGTTTTATTCTTTACCTTACTCTTTCCGATTATCTTAATGCTAGCTCTTGGTTCCTTTGCAGGTAAGGAGGATAATCTATCGTTAACCGTAGGGGTAATCGACTTGGAACAAACAAGTTCCTCGGAGGATCTAAAGAAACTGTTTGACAAGTACGAGGGACTAAATACCATAAGTTATGGAAAAGTTCAAAATGGAAAACAAGCCTTGAGAAATGGAGAAATCCAGCTTCTTATTGAAATTCCAAAAGGGTATGAAGCAAACTTGAAGGACAAGGAACACCCCTTTTCCCTTCCGGTTTATTATAATGAGAAAAATCTCACCACCTCGGAACTCGGCCTGACCGTTGTAAATGGCATCATTGATCAATATAGTAAAGCACTTGTTGGCTACAAACCTTTAGTGACGGTTGAAAAAATAGGCATAGAAGCCCGAAATATTCGTTATGTCGATTTCCTCGTCCCAGGAATCGTTGCTATGATGATTATGAGCAATAACATGAATGGTGTTGCTGGACAAATTGCTGCCTGGCGGGAAAGAGGGATCTTGCGGAGAATGCAAGGAACGAGACTCAAAGCATCCACCTTCATCGCTGCTCAAATCACAGCTCGTTTATTACTTAATGGAACTCAAGCTCTATTGGTCGTCCTAATTGCTAATTTAGTATTCGGTATTAATGTCGTAGGCTCTTGGCTTTCTTTGATCTTCTTCATTGTCCTTGGCACCCTTGCATTTATGTCACTTGGTTTTATTATTGCAGGGATTGCGAAAAATCCTGAAAGTGCTGGGCCAATCGCAGGATTTGTTACGTTTCCCATGCTGTTTCTTGGAGGTGTGTTCTTTCCGATTAGTAATATGCCAGATATTATTCAACCCATTGTTAAGGTACTGCCTATTGCTCATTTAAGTTCTGCCTTGCGGGAGACGATGAATCTTGGAACCCCTTTTCTTCAATTGGGAACGGAAACTCTTGTATTAGGATGTTGGTTATTAGGTGGATTTGTGTTAGCCAGTTTAGTGTTTAAATGGGAATAG
- a CDS encoding ABC transporter ATP-binding protein, which produces MLKNIMVDVKSLLKRYGSHTAVNGVSFQVEKGEVFGLLGPNGAGKTTTIEMLVGLRKPDEGTAALAGFDVKKEVNKVKEVIGVQLQSTSLFELLKVNEILQLYGSFYPSHVNIDELIDEMLLTEKKNARIKGLSGGQKQRLAIALALIHDPEIVFLDEPTTGLDPQARRTLWDIVLRLKDRGKTVILSTHYMDEAHVLCDRIGIMDQGELIALDTPDNLVKKLQSTSTIEFHLSNPPEKELLLNLNGVKDVSIKDTFIQLYTDDLQTALTSLIQASTEHLFKIEDLQTRLATLEDVFIHMTGRSIRES; this is translated from the coding sequence ATGCTTAAAAACATAATGGTAGACGTAAAAAGTCTATTAAAACGATACGGCTCTCACACAGCGGTTAACGGGGTATCCTTTCAGGTGGAAAAAGGAGAGGTTTTTGGTCTCCTTGGACCAAATGGTGCTGGAAAAACAACCACGATTGAAATGTTAGTAGGTCTTAGAAAGCCAGATGAAGGAACCGCTGCACTCGCAGGCTTTGATGTGAAAAAGGAAGTGAACAAAGTCAAAGAGGTCATCGGAGTTCAACTTCAGTCCACTTCTTTATTTGAATTATTGAAAGTAAATGAAATTCTGCAATTGTACGGAAGTTTCTATCCGAGCCACGTAAACATCGATGAATTAATTGATGAAATGCTTTTAACAGAGAAGAAAAATGCCCGTATTAAAGGACTTTCCGGCGGACAAAAGCAGCGTCTTGCTATTGCCTTAGCTCTTATACATGACCCGGAAATTGTGTTTCTCGATGAACCAACGACTGGACTCGATCCACAAGCAAGAAGAACCTTGTGGGACATTGTACTACGTTTAAAAGATCGCGGAAAAACAGTTATCCTCTCCACTCATTATATGGATGAAGCTCATGTACTCTGTGACCGCATCGGGATAATGGATCAAGGAGAATTGATTGCTCTTGATACGCCAGACAATCTAGTGAAGAAACTCCAATCAACAAGCACAATAGAGTTTCATTTAAGCAATCCGCCTGAAAAAGAGTTACTTTTGAATTTAAATGGTGTTAAAGATGTGTCTATAAAAGATACTTTTATCCAGTTATATACAGATGATTTACAAACAGCTTTAACATCCTTAATTCAGGCCTCTACGGAACATCTATTTAAAATTGAGGATTTACAAACACGTTTAGCAACATTAGAGGATGTTTTTATTCATATGACAGGAAGGAGTATCAGAGAGTCATGA
- a CDS encoding DUF6526 family protein, which produces MNQNYKNHRKVDPLYHFGTALLGLIMLILSIVFFFQHVRSQLLLSGIVLGFALLFVFVTVKLRGYALQLQDRIIRTEENFRYYRLTGKLLDSKLTLKQVIALRFTADEEFVDLVERTVHENLSPDDIKKAVRNWRADHHRV; this is translated from the coding sequence ATGAACCAAAACTATAAAAATCACAGAAAAGTTGACCCGCTTTATCATTTTGGGACAGCTTTGCTTGGACTTATTATGCTCATTTTATCGATTGTGTTTTTCTTTCAACATGTAAGAAGTCAGCTGTTGCTAAGTGGAATTGTGTTAGGCTTCGCGTTGTTGTTTGTCTTTGTGACAGTTAAACTAAGAGGATATGCCCTGCAGCTACAGGACCGAATCATTCGTACGGAGGAAAATTTTCGCTACTATCGTTTAACTGGGAAGCTATTAGACTCTAAGCTAACGTTGAAGCAAGTGATTGCACTAAGATTTACGGCTGACGAAGAATTCGTAGATTTAGTTGAGCGAACTGTTCATGAGAACCTTTCACCAGATGACATTAAAAAGGCTGTTCGGAATTGGCGTGCAGACCATCATCGCGTATAA
- a CDS encoding ABC-F family ATP-binding cassette domain-containing protein yields MSVLNVKNLSHGFGDRAIFNDVSFRLLKGEHVGLVGANGEGKSTFMNIVTGKLQPDEGKVEWSRKVRVGYLDQHAVLQKGTTMREALSTAFQYLFDAEAEINDLYAKMGDEGADIDALLAEVGELQETLDSNDFYQINSKVEEVARGLGLDDVGLDRDVDDLSGGQRTKVLLAKLLLEKPEILLLDEPTNYLDEQHIEWLKRYLQEYENAFILISHDIPFLNNVVNLIYHMENQELNRYVGDYDNFLNIYEMKKQQLESAYKRQQQEIANLKDFVARNKASVATRNMAMSRQKKLDKMDVIELGKEKPKPEFNFKEARATSRYIFTAEDLVIGYNEPLSRPLNLKMERGQKIAFVGANGIGKSTLLKSILGLINPISGKVERGEYQHIGYFEQEVKQSNYNTCIEEIWSEFPSLNQAEVRAALAKCGLTTKHIESKIEVLSGGEKAKVRLCKILNTETNVLILDEPTNHLDVDAKEELKRALKAYRGSILMVSHEPDFYREIATDIWNCEDWTTKVF; encoded by the coding sequence ATGAGCGTATTAAACGTAAAAAATTTAAGCCACGGTTTCGGTGATCGTGCGATTTTTAATGATGTGTCTTTCCGACTTTTAAAAGGAGAGCACGTTGGACTTGTTGGGGCAAATGGTGAGGGTAAGTCTACTTTCATGAATATTGTTACTGGGAAGTTGCAACCTGACGAGGGGAAAGTGGAGTGGTCACGAAAAGTTCGTGTAGGTTATTTAGATCAGCATGCTGTACTTCAAAAAGGTACTACGATGCGTGAAGCTTTGAGTACTGCTTTTCAATATCTATTTGATGCTGAAGCAGAAATCAATGACCTTTATGCAAAAATGGGTGATGAAGGTGCTGATATCGATGCATTACTAGCAGAAGTTGGAGAACTACAAGAAACTTTAGATAGTAATGATTTCTATCAAATTAATTCAAAAGTTGAGGAAGTTGCTCGTGGTCTAGGATTAGACGATGTTGGACTTGATCGAGATGTAGATGATCTTAGCGGTGGGCAACGTACCAAAGTTTTGCTTGCTAAGCTATTGCTAGAAAAACCTGAAATCCTATTACTAGACGAGCCTACGAACTATTTGGATGAACAGCATATCGAATGGTTGAAGCGCTATTTACAGGAATATGAGAATGCATTTATCTTGATTTCACATGATATTCCATTCTTGAACAATGTTGTTAACTTGATCTATCACATGGAAAACCAAGAGTTGAATCGCTATGTTGGTGACTATGATAACTTCTTAAATATTTATGAAATGAAGAAGCAACAGCTAGAGTCTGCTTACAAGCGTCAACAACAAGAAATTGCTAATTTGAAGGATTTCGTTGCTCGTAACAAGGCAAGTGTTGCGACTCGTAATATGGCGATGTCTCGTCAAAAGAAGCTCGACAAAATGGATGTTATTGAATTGGGGAAAGAGAAGCCGAAACCAGAGTTTAACTTCAAAGAAGCTCGTGCAACTAGTCGTTATATTTTCACGGCTGAAGATCTTGTTATTGGTTACAATGAACCACTTTCTCGCCCGCTGAATTTGAAAATGGAACGCGGACAAAAAATTGCATTCGTAGGTGCAAACGGTATCGGTAAGTCTACTCTTCTAAAAAGTATTCTTGGGTTGATTAATCCGATTTCTGGTAAAGTGGAACGTGGTGAGTATCAACACATTGGTTACTTCGAGCAGGAAGTTAAACAGTCTAACTACAATACTTGTATTGAAGAGATTTGGAGCGAGTTCCCAAGTTTGAATCAGGCTGAAGTTCGTGCTGCTCTTGCAAAATGTGGATTAACGACGAAACATATTGAAAGTAAAATCGAAGTCCTTTCTGGTGGCGAAAAAGCCAAAGTTCGATTGTGTAAAATTTTAAACACAGAAACGAATGTATTAATTCTAGACGAACCTACCAATCACTTGGATGTAGATGCAAAAGAAGAATTAAAGCGTGCTTTAAAGGCATATCGCGGAAGTATCTTAATGGTATCCCACGAACCTGATTTCTATCGTGAAATTGCGACTGATATTTGGAACTGTGAAGATTGGACTACGAAAGTGTTTTAA
- a CDS encoding SagB family peptide dehydrogenase, which translates to MELDTFLYNLHFDTDKLLPPDWQPDWEDAPLPYKLYRGLPEIPLTADVPLTLKGREANSIPSLEEFGHYLWYVYGLTRYSQAAFIGGNEEKAAVSYAQLFRRFVPSGGALYPNELYVYLKLEDVPEGVYHYDVAHHRLLLLREGNYDSYLSRSLGNRYNLSDCFCTVFVSTVFGKNFYKYNNFSYRLQGLDTGVVIGQSLEVAGKMGFSTRVCYQFLDRSINHLLGLSEQDESVYAVIPLSIYNVDQFNIEKNISISATELSREVPMLKHVTYNRSKRVIDYPKLKEINKASMFETTHSFVNIKQDDPLNNALGTEITILPFPEAISYDLASVCRERHSPDIDFMLGKISQTKVSTLLHETFSFSYQKDLYNTQGKLGTGLNLYGTFYNVEGVQDGAYVYDKSTHALRRISKGDLREYMQNSLTVPNVNLFQVPLCLHVVGDKDHLKKELGYRGYRIQQMEAGILVQRLLLTACALEMGGHPLLGFDSNQSDDLYGVNSKEKTCLIQIPVGPYRPRVWLKGSLNS; encoded by the coding sequence TTGGAACTAGATACATTCCTATACAATCTGCATTTTGACACTGATAAACTTCTTCCGCCGGATTGGCAACCGGATTGGGAAGACGCACCACTTCCCTATAAACTGTACCGTGGCTTACCAGAGATTCCACTTACCGCAGATGTACCGTTAACTCTCAAAGGAAGAGAAGCTAATTCAATACCCAGCTTGGAGGAGTTTGGTCATTACTTATGGTATGTATATGGTCTTACTCGATACTCTCAAGCTGCTTTTATTGGAGGCAACGAGGAAAAAGCTGCTGTAAGCTACGCCCAGTTGTTTCGCAGATTTGTTCCCTCTGGCGGAGCATTGTATCCCAATGAATTATATGTGTACTTAAAGTTGGAGGATGTACCTGAGGGAGTATACCACTACGATGTTGCACACCATCGCCTTTTATTGCTGCGTGAAGGCAACTATGATTCCTATCTATCCAGAAGTCTTGGAAATCGTTATAATCTTTCAGATTGTTTTTGTACTGTTTTTGTATCGACGGTTTTTGGAAAAAATTTTTATAAATACAATAATTTCTCTTACAGGTTACAAGGGTTAGATACAGGCGTAGTAATTGGGCAATCGTTAGAAGTGGCGGGTAAGATGGGGTTCTCAACACGGGTATGTTACCAATTTCTAGATCGTTCTATCAATCATTTGCTTGGGCTATCTGAACAAGATGAAAGTGTATATGCTGTGATCCCATTATCTATTTATAATGTTGACCAATTTAATATAGAAAAAAATATTTCTATTTCTGCAACGGAATTGTCCCGGGAAGTTCCAATGCTGAAGCATGTAACATATAACCGTTCAAAGAGAGTCATTGATTACCCAAAGCTGAAAGAGATCAATAAAGCCTCGATGTTCGAAACAACACATTCATTTGTGAACATAAAACAAGATGATCCTCTTAACAATGCATTAGGTACAGAGATAACCATACTGCCATTTCCGGAGGCAATTTCTTACGATCTGGCATCCGTTTGCAGAGAGCGGCACTCTCCAGATATTGATTTTATGCTAGGGAAAATCAGTCAAACAAAAGTATCCACTTTGTTACATGAGACTTTTTCATTTTCATATCAAAAAGACCTTTACAATACACAGGGGAAGCTTGGGACTGGTTTAAATTTGTATGGCACTTTTTATAACGTGGAAGGTGTTCAAGATGGTGCTTACGTCTATGACAAAAGTACTCATGCACTTCGGAGAATATCTAAGGGGGATTTACGGGAGTATATGCAAAATTCTCTAACAGTGCCTAATGTAAATCTGTTTCAGGTTCCGCTCTGTCTACATGTTGTTGGAGACAAGGACCACCTCAAAAAGGAACTGGGCTATAGAGGATACAGAATTCAACAGATGGAAGCTGGTATACTCGTGCAAAGGCTGCTCTTGACAGCGTGTGCCCTAGAGATGGGAGGACACCCACTATTAGGATTCGACTCGAACCAAAGTGATGACCTTTACGGAGTCAATTCGAAAGAAAAAACGTGCCTTATACAAATCCCTGTAGGTCCATACCGTCCCCGCGTCTGGTTAAAAGGAAGCTTGAATAGCTAG
- a CDS encoding TOMM precursor leader peptide-binding protein, whose amino-acid sequence MAAHILIDGEGVLADYVYNQLSPNYLVRRQSILEEVPENTELVLVLHDTWKPSVHQKAEERLRGLAIPWFRGFVLLGEGIIGPFVRPGVPGCSHCADIRLMLAGHDRQEMWGLRVKVATGEDLLRDAWASRTGLSQMAFLISNEVKKILQGEESSLEERVFITNLKSLTISSHFFLPNSLCPMCSRIPKDTSELAHIKLESSPKLNPTGYRCRSMDELKNVLVKDYLDYRTGIMNGKMQDIKLPFADVLVNMPLFDGDEGVAGRTNSYEMSELTAILEGLERYCGIEPRGKRKVVRDSYYNLAEKALDPAKVGLHEKEQYERPHFLFKSFHPDKPMNWVWGYSFLQERPILVPELLAYYSLGYGEGFVYETSNGCALGGSLEEAIFHGIMEVVERDSFLLTWYAQLPLPRLDLSSANDKELQLMVSRIREVAGYDLHFYNSTMEHEIPSVWAVAKNRTSKGANLICAAAANPDPVKAVKSAIYELAGMMFRHDEILEKNRPKYEAMLQDPFAVRTMEDHGMLYGLREAEENLSFLLDENRPLRTFAEEFKSPPVNANLKDDVEDILNRFRMLDLEVIVVDQTTPITKRNGLFCVKVLIPGMLPMTFGHHLTRIQGLERVLNVPVKLGFKKHPLTYEQLNPYPHPFP is encoded by the coding sequence ATGGCTGCTCATATACTTATAGATGGTGAGGGAGTATTAGCGGATTATGTATATAATCAATTGTCCCCAAACTATCTTGTTAGGCGCCAAAGCATTCTTGAAGAGGTTCCCGAAAATACAGAATTAGTTCTTGTGCTGCATGATACCTGGAAACCATCCGTTCATCAAAAAGCTGAAGAGAGGTTAAGGGGTTTAGCTATTCCGTGGTTTCGAGGTTTCGTTTTGTTAGGTGAGGGAATCATTGGTCCATTTGTACGCCCTGGTGTACCAGGATGTTCTCACTGTGCTGACATACGACTTATGTTAGCTGGACATGACCGCCAAGAAATGTGGGGCCTTCGGGTGAAAGTGGCAACAGGAGAAGATTTATTGCGTGATGCATGGGCATCACGAACCGGATTATCGCAAATGGCGTTCTTGATTAGCAACGAAGTGAAAAAGATTCTTCAAGGAGAAGAAAGCAGCTTAGAAGAACGGGTGTTCATTACAAATCTGAAATCATTAACGATCTCGAGCCACTTTTTCTTGCCAAATTCGTTATGTCCTATGTGCAGTCGAATACCTAAAGACACATCTGAATTGGCGCACATTAAGTTAGAATCTAGTCCTAAATTGAACCCCACTGGTTACCGATGTCGTTCGATGGATGAATTAAAAAACGTGTTAGTCAAAGATTATCTGGATTATCGTACGGGAATCATGAATGGGAAAATGCAGGATATCAAGTTGCCGTTCGCCGATGTTTTAGTGAACATGCCGTTGTTTGATGGGGACGAGGGAGTAGCAGGCAGGACCAATTCTTATGAAATGAGTGAGCTAACTGCCATTTTAGAGGGTTTGGAGAGATATTGCGGAATCGAACCTCGCGGCAAAAGGAAGGTAGTTCGTGATAGCTATTACAATTTAGCGGAAAAAGCACTAGATCCTGCAAAAGTAGGTTTGCATGAGAAGGAACAGTATGAAAGGCCCCATTTTCTATTTAAATCATTTCATCCTGATAAACCAATGAATTGGGTCTGGGGATATTCATTTTTACAAGAACGACCTATTTTGGTTCCGGAGTTACTGGCCTATTACAGTTTGGGATATGGAGAAGGCTTTGTTTATGAGACCTCCAACGGTTGTGCATTAGGAGGAAGTTTAGAGGAGGCCATTTTCCATGGCATTATGGAAGTAGTCGAGCGAGACTCATTCTTATTAACCTGGTATGCACAACTTCCCCTTCCCCGTCTTGACCTTAGTTCTGCGAACGACAAAGAATTGCAGCTGATGGTGAGCCGGATTCGTGAGGTGGCTGGTTATGACCTGCATTTTTACAATTCGACGATGGAACATGAGATTCCAAGCGTTTGGGCAGTGGCCAAAAACAGAACATCCAAGGGAGCAAACCTCATTTGTGCAGCCGCAGCGAATCCTGATCCTGTAAAGGCAGTAAAAAGTGCAATTTACGAGCTTGCAGGAATGATGTTTAGGCATGACGAAATCTTGGAGAAAAATCGACCGAAATATGAAGCGATGTTACAGGATCCGTTTGCAGTACGTACTATGGAGGACCATGGCATGCTTTACGGACTAAGAGAAGCAGAGGAGAACTTGAGCTTTCTATTAGATGAAAATCGCCCTTTACGTACATTTGCTGAGGAATTTAAAAGCCCACCTGTGAATGCTAATTTGAAGGATGATGTTGAGGATATTCTAAATAGGTTCCGAATGCTAGACCTGGAAGTCATTGTGGTTGACCAAACAACACCAATAACCAAACGGAACGGTTTATTCTGTGTAAAGGTATTGATTCCTGGCATGCTGCCAATGACATTTGGACATCACCTTACACGTATACAAGGTCTTGAACGGGTACTCAACGTACCTGTGAAACTCGGGTTTAAAAAGCACCCGTTAACATATGAACAGTTGAATCCATATCCCCATCCTTTTCCATAA